The Argentina anserina chromosome 3, drPotAnse1.1, whole genome shotgun sequence genome includes a region encoding these proteins:
- the LOC126789265 gene encoding uncharacterized protein LOC126789265 has translation MARFSMPLLGLLLMCCLSALTEAKSAKYKDPKQPLNVRIRDLMKRMTLAEKIGQMVQIEREVATPDVMTKYFIGSVLSGGGSVPAPKASAETWVSLVNGIQKGSLSTRLGIPMIYGIDAVHGHNNVYKATIFPHNVGLGATRDPALVKRIGEATALEVRATGIPYVFAPCIAVCRDPRWGRCYESYSEDHKIVQAMTEIIPGLQGDMPQGFQKGAPYVGGKGKVAACAKHYVGDGGTTRGINENNTVIDWNGLLGIHMPAYLNSILKGVATVMVSYSSWNGKKMHANQDLVAGFLKKKLRFRGFVISDWEGIDRITSPPKANYSYSVQAGVSAGIDMIMVPYNFTEFIDDLTYQVKNNIIPMSRIDDAVKRILRVKFVMGLFENPLADLSLADQLGNKEHRELAREAVRKSLVLLKNGKSPKKPLLPLSKKAGKILIAGSHADNLGFQCGGWTITWQGLGGNDNTVGTTILNAVKTTVDPATQVVYNENPDANFVKSNKFSYAVVIVGEPPYAETFGDSLNLTISEAGLSTINNVCGAVKCVVVVVSGRPVVVQPYLAKIDALVAAWLPGTEGQGVADVLFGDYGFTGKLARTWFKSVDQLPMNVGDAHYDPLFPFGFGLTTKPTKKY, from the exons ATGGCAAGATTTTCTATGCCCTTACTGGGTTTGCTACTCATGTGCTGCTTATCAGCTCTAACAGAAGCCAAGTCTGCCAAATACAAAGACCCAAAACAGCCATTGAATGTTCGAATCAGAGACCTCATGAAGCGGATGACCCTGGCAGAGAAGATCGGCCAAATGGTCCAGATCGAGCGCGAGGTTGCTACCCCTGATGTCATGACCAAGTACTTCATAG GAAGTGTGCTCAGTGGTGGTGGGAGTGTGCCGGCTCCAAAAGCATCAGCTGAGACATGGGTCAGTCTTGTCAATGGAATCCAAAAGGGATCTCTTTCGACCCGTCTCGGGATTCCTATGATTTATGGGATTGATGCTGTCCATGGCCACAACAATGTCTACAAAGCTACCATTTTCCCTCACAATGTCGGATTAGGAGCCACCAG AGATCCTGCTCTTGTCAAGAGAATAGGAGAGGCGACTGCCCTTGAAGTCAGGGCAACAGGAATTCCATATGTCTTTGCCCCGTGTATCGCG GTTTGCAGGGATCCAAGATGGGGCAGGTGCTACGAAAGCTACAGTGAGGATCATAAGATTGTCCAAGCAATGACTGAGATCATCCCTGGTCTGCAAGGTGATATGCCTCAAGGTTTCCAAAAGGGAGCGCCTTATGTTGGTGGAAA GGGAAAGGTTGCAGCCTGTGCTAAGCATTATGTAGGAGATGGTGGCACAACCAGGGGCATCAATGAGAACAACACTGTAATTGATTGGAATGGACTGCTTGGCATTCATATGCCTGCATACCTCAATTCCATCCTTAAGGGTGTCGCAACAGTTATGGTCTCTTACTCGAGTTGGAATGGGAAGAAAATGCATGCTAATCAAGATCTTGTAGCAGGATTTCTCAAGAAGAAGCTCCGTTTCAgg GGGTTTGTCATTTCAGATTGGGAAGGCATTGACAGGATTACATCTCCTCCCAAGGCTAACTATTCGTATTCAGTTCAAGCAGGAGTTAGTGCTGGAATAGACATG ATCATGGTCCCCTACAACTTTACCGAGTTCATTGACGATTTGACATATCAAGTAAAAAACAATATCATCCCCATGAGCAGGATTGATGATGCTGTGAAGAGAATTTTAAGGGTTAAATTTGTCATGGGTCTTTTTGAAAATCCCTTGGCTGACCTCAGCTTAGCCGATCAGCTGGGAAACAAG GAACATAGAGAATTGGCAAGGGAAGCTGTAAGAAAATCACTTGTTCTACTAAAGAATGGAAAATCTCCAAAGAAGCCACTGCTTCCTCTATCCAAGAAAGCAGGGAAGATACTAATAGCAGGAAGCCATGCAGACAACTTGGGCTTTCAATGTGGAGGCTGGACAATCACATGGCAAGGACTCGGTGGCAATGATAATACAGTTG GTACCACAATCCTCAATGCGGTGAAAACTACAGTTGATCCTGCAACTCAAGTCGTCTACAATGAGAACCCTGATGCGAACTTTGTGAAGTCCAACAAATTCTCCTATGCTGTTGTTATTGTGGGTGAACCCCCATATGCTGAAACCTTTGGAGATAGCTTGAATCTGACCATTTCTGAAGCTGGACTGAGCACAATCAACAATGTTTGCGGAGCTGTGAAATGTGTTGTAGTTGTTGTTTCTGGCCGCCCTGTTGTGGTCCAACCCTACCTCGCTAAAATTGACGCGCTTGTTGCAGCTTGGCTTCCAGGAACTGAAGGTCAAGGTGTTGCTGATGTTTTGTTTGGTGACTATGGATTTACCGGCAAGCTGGCACGTACATGGTTCAAATCAGTAGACCAGCTCCCAATGAATGTGGGTGATGCACATTACGACCCTCTATTTC